The proteins below come from a single Miscanthus floridulus cultivar M001 chromosome 1, ASM1932011v1, whole genome shotgun sequence genomic window:
- the LOC136501147 gene encoding E3 ubiquitin-protein ligase CSU1-like: protein MPQRHSKNNNDLAFFTYEEKRKLGYGTQRERLGKDSIKPFDACCLCLKPLIDPLCCPKGHTFCKECILECLLAQKKDIKRKLAAHEAQKKQEKEEEEEKLILQKAKELDAFDQQNHGAVPQYHDRSGSQDKNGFHGANSVKVTSFEEEALRNMKAFWLPSATPEATVKVDAPSTDTVCPEGQEKLKLKSLFPISFTEENADQKSKKAVEKSYMCPSCKSTLTNTMSLVAVSTCGHVFCKKCSDKFLVKDKACLECSKPFKERNLVPLEKGGTGFAAHDERLEARDFKHLGSGSGLGLVKPAPKAY from the exons ATGCCGCAGCGGCACTCGAAGAACAACAACGACCTCGCCTTCTTCACGTACGAGGAGAAGCGGAAGCTCGGATACGGCACGCAGCGGGAGCGTCTGGGAAAGGACTCCATCAAGCCCTTCGACGCCTGCTGCCTCTGCCTCAAGCCGCTCATCGACCCGCTCTGCTGCCCCAAGGGCCACACCTTCTGTAAAGAGTGCATCCTCGAGTGCCTCCTCGCCCAGAAGAAGGACATCAAGCG CAAGCTAGCAGCTCACGAGGCCCAGAAAAAGCAAgagaaggaagaggaggaggagaaactaATTCTGCAGAAGGCTAAGGAGTTGGATGCTTTTGATCAGCAGAATCATGGGGCTGTTCCCCAGTACCATGATCGCAGTGGTTCCCAAGACAAGAATGGGTTTCATGGAGCAAACAGTGTGAAGGTCACTTCTTTTGAAGAGGAAGCCCTCCGCAACATGAAGGCATTTTGGCTCCCTTCAGCTACTCCTGAAGCTACAGTCAAGGTAGATGCACCCTCCACCGACACTGTCTGCCCTGAGGGGCaggagaagctcaagttgaaatCGCTCTTCCCTATCTCATTCACGGAGGAAAATGCTGATCAGAAGAGCAAGAAGGCAGTGGAAAAGAGCTACATGTGCCCTAGTTGCAAGTCCACTCTCACAAATACCATGTCCCTTGTGGCGGTCAGCACCTGTGGCCACGTCTTCTGCAAGAAGTGCTCTGACAAGTTTCTAGTAAAGGATAAAGCTTGCTTAGAGTGCAGTAAACCATTCAAGGAGAGGAATCTGGTTCCATTGGAGAAAGGAGGAACTGGGTTTGCTGCACATGATGAACGCTTGGAGGCAAGGGATTTCAAGCATTTGGGTAGTGGTTCTGGGTTAGGACTAGTGAAGCCTGCACCAAAAGCTTACTAG
- the LOC136466860 gene encoding uncharacterized protein, whose product MKTSSSMERAARLVASRKRRVRERIRCRKTEEQGIVREDNVSSISDAEERRVLDEELGWARLERQKTLALSAEADDAIWHLASLARRRMQERDEARNQARMLLADLQARNARMMALLGTSCSRVARPDAFAATGYKHNQALAPEFRPLGGTMMQGQRARAGTGYCVASSSGFGNRSIDSSLDAYAILPSLIGFASSRQDLFDPDMFLVDVVESPQDVVPVPATADSCQGRSSSSGRDRILNGLEDLELQSLVNLIHNWDAGPSSELHFYAKLTKIDFPFQKLLF is encoded by the exons atgaagacgtcgtcgtcgatggagcgggcggcgcggctggtggcttccc GAAAGAGAAGGGTGAGGGAAAGGATAAGATGCAGGAAAACAGAGGAGCAGGGTATCGTGAGGGAAGATAACGTTTCATCGATCAGCGATGCAGAG GAGCGCAGAGTTTTGGATGAAGAACTTGGCTGGGCCAGACTGGAGCGGCAAAAAACCCTAGCCCTGTCTGCGGAGGCTGATGATGCAATCTGGCATCTGGCTTCACTGGCGCGAAGGAGGATGCAAGAAAGGGACGAGGCCAGGAACCAAGCGAGGATGCTGCTCGCGGACCTCCAGGCAAGAAACGCCCGGATGATGGCGCTTCTGGGAACGTCGTGCTCCAGAGTTGCACGGCCTGATGCGTTCGCTGCCACCGGCTACAAGCACAACCAGGCTCTTGCTCCGGAGTTCAGGCCTCTCGGCGGTACGATGATGCAGGGGCAGCGTGCCCGTGCAGGAACTGGCTACTGCGTTGCGTCGTCCAGCGGCTTTGGCAACAGGAGCATCGATTCGTCTCTGGACGCCTACGCTATTCTGCCGTCTCTAATTGGCTTCGCTTCCTCGAGGCAGGATCTCTTCGATCCTGACATGTTCCTGGTGGACGTCGTGGAGTCGCCGCAAGATGTCGTTCCGGTTCCGGCCACTGCAGACTCCTGCCAGGGGAGAAGCTCCAGCTCCGGCAGAGATCGAATTCTCAATGGTTTGGAAGATCTAGAGCTTCAAAGTTTGGTAAATTTGATACACAATTGGGATGCAGGTCCAAGTTCAGAGCTTCATTTCTATGCCAAACTTACAAAAATTGATTTCCCTTTTCAAAAATTGCTATTTTGA
- the LOC136501173 gene encoding uncharacterized protein produces MSLTGKWTITRILQIRKFKKVACQRVRKKNSRKKGRPGAVVRAVSLSHQVVGSKQPLRRFFGGKACLGLSLPQTPLMWEPPAKEARKKAIDDMDPKMKEAFENIKFYKFYPVKTPDTPDVNNVKARYINRYYRNAHYLM; encoded by the exons ATGAGTTTGACTGGGAAATGGACGATTACGAG GATTTTGCAGATCAGAAAGTTCAAGAAGGTAGCCTGCCAGAGGGTGAGAAAGAAAAATTCAAG gaagaagggcaggcctggtgcagtggtgagagctgtctcactgagtcaccaggtcgtgggttcgaagcagcctctccgtagatttttcgggggaaaggcttgtctcggtttatcccttccccagaccccactcatgtgggagcctccg GCTAAAGAAGCCAGGAAGAAAGCTATTGATGATATGGATCCTAAGATGAAAGAGGCATTCGAGAATATCaaattttacaaattttatcctgTGAAAACCCCAGACACGCCTGATGTAAACAATGTAAAG GCTAGGTACATCAACAGATACTACAGGAATGCTCATTATCTGATGTAA